In Polynucleobacter sp. AP-Ainpum-60-G11, one DNA window encodes the following:
- a CDS encoding heme A synthase — protein MSGFLLLAELAAIAIVFAGLPLAYLWTRPAYNFFQKLNWVLVFMTFDLIVFGAFTRLTDSGLGCPDWPGCYGTSNPWHAIGEIQLAEANMPTGPVTVIKAWIEMIHRYLAMTVGALILIQVSMAWSKLRTLGKKPLLGSLGLLVLVCIQGAFGAWTVTLKLQPIIVTIHLMLALVLLACLTKYAQQGWEEKASPAFQMKPLSAKLLLLATVSLIIQIFLGAWVSTNYAVLACPDFPTCLGTFWPETAWQEGFTLWRQLGLNAQGESISPVALQTIHWAHRIFAVVAIAALSLLGVSALQLSNTALSGMGRIARLLLGLLILQALTGISNVVFQWPLFAALMHTAGSAALVFCLVRLSQWSSWVAPIHIKMVKSL, from the coding sequence ATGAGTGGTTTTTTATTGCTCGCGGAGTTAGCTGCAATTGCAATTGTCTTTGCGGGTCTGCCTTTGGCTTATCTCTGGACTAGACCAGCTTATAACTTTTTCCAAAAGCTCAATTGGGTTTTAGTCTTCATGACTTTTGACTTGATTGTGTTCGGTGCATTTACTCGTTTAACGGACTCTGGCCTGGGTTGTCCAGATTGGCCTGGCTGCTATGGCACATCCAATCCATGGCATGCTATTGGAGAGATACAGCTAGCTGAGGCCAATATGCCCACAGGACCCGTAACGGTCATCAAAGCTTGGATTGAAATGATTCATCGTTACCTGGCTATGACTGTTGGCGCCCTGATTTTGATTCAGGTGAGTATGGCTTGGAGTAAGTTGCGAACTTTAGGAAAAAAGCCTTTGTTAGGCAGCCTCGGATTGCTAGTGTTGGTGTGTATTCAGGGGGCATTTGGTGCCTGGACTGTAACGCTCAAATTACAACCGATCATTGTGACTATCCACTTAATGTTGGCTTTAGTTTTATTGGCTTGTTTAACAAAGTATGCGCAGCAAGGGTGGGAGGAAAAAGCTTCTCCAGCGTTCCAAATGAAGCCACTTTCTGCAAAGTTATTGTTACTTGCTACAGTTAGCTTAATCATTCAGATTTTTTTGGGTGCATGGGTCAGCACAAATTACGCAGTATTGGCCTGTCCTGATTTCCCTACCTGTTTGGGCACTTTTTGGCCAGAGACTGCTTGGCAAGAGGGCTTTACTCTATGGCGTCAGCTGGGTCTTAATGCGCAAGGTGAATCTATTTCCCCTGTCGCATTGCAAACGATTCATTGGGCGCATCGTATATTCGCTGTAGTTGCTATCGCAGCTCTGAGCCTATTGGGAGTCAGCGCGCTGCAACTGAGTAATACGGCATTGTCAGGAATGGGTAGGATTGCTAGGCTGCTGTTAGGTTTATTAATTCTTCAGGCGCTGACAGGCATCTCTAATGTGGTGTTTCAGTGGCCATTGTTTGCTGCTTTAATGCATACCGCGGGTTCCGCTGCATTGGTGTTCTGTTTGGTTCGCCTATCTCAGTGGTCCTCCTGGGTTGCCCCGATTCATATTAAGATGGTCAAATCATTATGA
- a CDS encoding SURF1 family protein encodes MFSSLITSRIVATVSALLVILVGCGAGIWQLNRADQKIRLGESLQAKLQMPVLNANTDSLSLEQASERRILARGRFIEAEAIWLDNRPRPIPEGGAGGAGQSGFYLMMPLKLAGQETVLWINRGWAPRNNLNRIELPPVDTADEVLVIEGIAFAHPGRVYELGQKADVKTSPRIEQNFDLAAEVQTHGWKQMPFIVRESDLAKKDGLVRNWPSPTNGVDRHYAYAFQWFALALAGFLFWLINGFMKYRRELAVNGDRV; translated from the coding sequence ATGTTTTCTAGCTTAATTACTAGCCGTATAGTCGCTACTGTATCAGCCCTTTTGGTAATTTTAGTGGGCTGTGGTGCTGGTATTTGGCAATTGAATCGGGCGGACCAAAAGATTCGTCTGGGTGAATCTTTGCAAGCCAAACTGCAAATGCCTGTACTCAATGCCAATACCGATAGCTTGAGCTTAGAGCAGGCTTCAGAGCGTCGTATTCTGGCTCGAGGTAGATTTATAGAAGCCGAGGCTATTTGGTTGGATAACCGTCCTCGTCCCATTCCCGAGGGTGGTGCTGGCGGTGCAGGACAGTCCGGTTTTTACCTCATGATGCCTTTGAAATTAGCTGGCCAGGAAACTGTGCTTTGGATAAATCGTGGGTGGGCGCCCCGTAATAATCTGAATCGAATTGAGCTACCCCCAGTCGATACTGCTGATGAGGTATTGGTCATCGAGGGGATTGCCTTTGCACATCCGGGCAGAGTTTATGAATTAGGTCAAAAAGCTGATGTGAAGACCAGTCCGCGGATAGAGCAAAATTTTGATTTGGCAGCCGAGGTTCAAACTCATGGATGGAAGCAGATGCCATTTATCGTACGTGAGTCTGATTTAGCTAAAAAGGATGGCTTAGTCAGAAATTGGCCCTCCCCAACAAATGGAGTCGATCGCCATTATGCTTATGCCTTTCAGTGGTTTGCATTGGCATTGGCAGGATTTTTATTTTGGCTCATTAATGGGTTCATGAAATACCGGCGAGAGCTTGCGGTTAATGGAGATAGAGTGTGA
- a CDS encoding twin transmembrane helix small protein: MKWVIPLALLMIVGSLGSALYFMMKDKGGSSRMVQSLMLRIGLSIVLFLGILIAHYFGYIEATGVRVGTN, translated from the coding sequence ATGAAATGGGTTATTCCACTTGCACTGCTAATGATTGTAGGGAGCTTGGGCTCTGCGCTTTACTTCATGATGAAGGATAAGGGCGGCAGCTCAAGAATGGTGCAATCACTCATGTTGCGCATCGGACTATCCATCGTACTCTTCTTAGGAATTTTAATTGCCCACTACTTTGGATATATCGAAGCTACCGGTGTTCGGGTGGGAACAAACTAG
- a CDS encoding cytochrome c oxidase subunit 3, protein MSSNSTPYYFVPGLSSHPASAALGLLAFGAGMSGWVNHAAWGGPVTAVGVLWILFVLYNWFGDTIAESNAGKNGVNVDISYRWSMAWFIFSEIMFFGAFFAALFYARNIAMPWMGDVESKLLWPNFTAVWPNDGPAGLVEKFTTMGPWPIPTINTLLLLSSGVTVTYAHHALRENHMKKAINGLAATVGLGIIFLGFQMYEYYHAYHALNLKLTSGVYGSTFFMLTGFHGFHVFLGGLMLAIVLRRMIRGDFTAENHFAFEGAAWYWHFVDVVWLGLYIAVYWM, encoded by the coding sequence ATGTCATCCAATTCAACCCCTTACTATTTCGTTCCTGGACTATCTAGTCATCCAGCCTCAGCAGCCTTAGGTTTGCTTGCGTTTGGTGCTGGTATGTCTGGTTGGGTAAACCATGCAGCTTGGGGTGGCCCAGTGACTGCAGTTGGCGTACTCTGGATTTTATTTGTTCTCTACAACTGGTTTGGGGACACGATTGCCGAATCTAATGCCGGCAAAAACGGCGTTAACGTAGACATCTCTTATCGCTGGTCGATGGCTTGGTTCATCTTCTCTGAGATTATGTTCTTCGGCGCCTTCTTCGCAGCATTGTTCTATGCGCGCAATATTGCGATGCCTTGGATGGGTGATGTGGAGAGCAAATTACTCTGGCCTAACTTCACAGCTGTTTGGCCCAATGATGGTCCTGCAGGGTTGGTAGAGAAATTTACGACCATGGGTCCATGGCCAATCCCAACGATTAATACTTTGTTGCTCCTGAGTTCGGGTGTAACCGTTACCTATGCTCACCATGCGCTTCGTGAAAATCACATGAAGAAAGCCATCAATGGCTTGGCTGCAACGGTTGGCCTTGGCATTATCTTCTTGGGCTTCCAGATGTATGAGTACTACCATGCTTACCATGCCTTGAATTTGAAATTGACTTCAGGCGTCTATGGCTCAACATTCTTTATGTTGACCGGCTTTCACGGCTTCCATGTATTTTTGGGTGGTTTGATGTTGGCAATCGTATTGCGTCGTATGATTCGCGGCGACTTTACTGCTGAAAACCATTTTGCATTTGAGGGTGCCGCTTGGTACTGGCACTTTGTTGACGTTGTTTGGCTAGGTCTCTACATCGCCGTTTACTGGATGTAA
- a CDS encoding DUF2970 domain-containing protein, whose product MSKKSTFMQSMIAVLWAFLGVRKKSGLQEDVASLSFVHIVIAGVLGALIFMGVLLLIVKAVVSH is encoded by the coding sequence ATGAGCAAGAAAAGTACCTTTATGCAATCCATGATCGCAGTATTGTGGGCTTTTTTGGGTGTGCGTAAAAAATCAGGTTTGCAGGAAGATGTAGCTTCACTCAGTTTTGTCCATATTGTTATTGCGGGAGTTTTAGGTGCCTTGATTTTTATGGGCGTACTCCTTTTAATAGTTAAAGCAGTTGTGTCCCATTGA
- a CDS encoding cytochrome c oxidase assembly protein, which yields MSATASINRQILLKLLIASVMMFGFGYALVPMYKALCEVTGINVVTSKNDYGIRAYSANKVGNTQVDYSRKVTIEFDSNSRGPFTFRPVKNFLEVHPGEMTEIVYEVTNNLNRSVEAQAIPSYAPKSAMEFFTKLECFCFQQQTLAAHEMKKMPVLFVIDAGLPADVKTITLSYTFFELGVGQQPAGSTTPKTKLAS from the coding sequence ATGTCCGCAACTGCCTCCATTAATCGCCAAATCTTATTGAAGCTATTGATCGCTTCGGTGATGATGTTTGGCTTTGGATATGCACTAGTGCCGATGTACAAAGCCTTGTGTGAAGTAACCGGTATTAATGTAGTTACCAGCAAAAATGACTATGGTATTCGAGCTTACAGCGCGAATAAGGTTGGCAATACTCAAGTCGACTATTCCCGTAAGGTAACTATCGAATTTGACTCTAATAGTCGCGGCCCATTTACATTTCGTCCAGTCAAGAACTTTCTAGAAGTGCACCCGGGCGAAATGACAGAAATTGTTTATGAAGTAACTAATAATTTGAACCGCTCTGTAGAGGCTCAGGCGATACCAAGTTATGCGCCTAAGAGCGCTATGGAGTTTTTTACTAAATTAGAGTGTTTTTGCTTTCAGCAACAAACCCTGGCGGCTCATGAAATGAAAAAGATGCCAGTACTGTTTGTGATTGATGCAGGGCTACCTGCTGATGTAAAAACGATTACCTTGTCGTACACCTTCTTTGAGTTAGGCGTTGGTCAGCAGCCAGCAGGCTCAACAACTCCTAAAACGAAATTGGCGTCATGA
- a CDS encoding cytochrome oxidase small assembly protein produces the protein MVLKVWSGPFLHQLHTTLLKHLLMLKSCMLQESKVATHKSQSASNRRLGFILLSVAIVFFVGIVIKRSVLG, from the coding sequence ATGGTGCTAAAGGTCTGGAGTGGACCATTCCTTCACCAGCTCCACACCACACTTTTGAAACACCTCCTGATGCTAAAGAGTTGCATGCTGCAGGAATCTAAAGTAGCTACACACAAATCCCAATCTGCCAGTAATCGCAGGTTGGGTTTTATCCTTTTAAGCGTTGCCATTGTGTTCTTTGTTGGTATCGTTATTAAACGGAGTGTGTTGGGTTAA
- the ctaD gene encoding cytochrome c oxidase subunit I, with the protein MSTISTTHDHAHDHAHDDHTPHGWRRWLFATNHKDIGTMYLIFSFVSLMAGGVMALGIRLELFQPGLQFLRPEFFNQLTTMHGLVMVFGAIMPAFVGFANWMIPLQIGASDMAFARMNNFSFWILPVAACLLFGSFLAPGGAPAGGWTLYAPLTSQMGPGLDMGIFALHLLGASSIMGSINIIVTILNMRAPGLTLMKMPMFCWTWLITAYLLIAVMPVLAGAITMVLTDRHFGTSFFSAVGGGDPIMFQHIFWFFGHPEVYIMILPAFGIVSEIIPAFSRKTLFGYSSMVYATASIAILSFIVWAHHMFATGMPVTGQLFFMYATMLIAVPTGVKIFNWVATMWKGSMTFETPMLWAVGFIFVFTMGGFTGLILAMAPIDIGVQDTYYVVAHFHYVLVAGSLFAMFAGFYYWCPKWTGYMASETRGKIHFWTSMIFFNITFFPMHFLGLAGMPRRYADYPTQFADFNMIASIGALGFGLSQVYFLLFVVLPAYSGKGEKASMKPWDGAKGLEWTIPSPAPHHTFETPPDAKELHAAGI; encoded by the coding sequence ATGAGCACTATTTCAACTACCCACGATCACGCACATGACCATGCGCACGATGATCACACGCCACATGGTTGGCGTCGTTGGTTGTTTGCAACCAACCATAAAGACATCGGCACGATGTACCTCATCTTCTCATTCGTGAGCTTGATGGCTGGTGGCGTTATGGCCTTGGGTATTCGTTTGGAATTGTTCCAACCTGGTTTGCAATTCTTGCGCCCTGAGTTTTTCAATCAGTTAACTACCATGCACGGTTTAGTCATGGTGTTTGGCGCAATCATGCCGGCATTCGTTGGATTTGCGAACTGGATGATTCCTTTGCAAATCGGCGCATCCGATATGGCCTTTGCCCGCATGAACAACTTTAGTTTCTGGATTCTTCCAGTAGCAGCTTGCCTGTTGTTTGGTTCATTCTTAGCTCCTGGTGGCGCACCTGCTGGTGGCTGGACTTTGTATGCTCCATTGACATCACAAATGGGCCCAGGCTTAGATATGGGTATTTTTGCACTGCACTTATTGGGTGCTTCTTCCATCATGGGCTCCATTAACATCATCGTGACCATCTTGAACATGCGCGCTCCTGGCTTGACATTGATGAAGATGCCAATGTTCTGCTGGACTTGGTTGATCACTGCTTATTTGTTAATTGCCGTAATGCCTGTATTGGCTGGTGCAATCACCATGGTTCTGACAGACCGTCATTTCGGTACTTCTTTCTTCTCCGCAGTTGGCGGTGGTGACCCAATCATGTTCCAGCATATTTTCTGGTTCTTTGGTCACCCAGAGGTTTACATCATGATTCTTCCAGCTTTCGGAATTGTGAGTGAGATCATCCCTGCTTTCTCCAGAAAAACTTTGTTTGGTTATAGCTCGATGGTTTATGCGACAGCATCGATTGCGATCTTGTCATTCATCGTTTGGGCTCACCATATGTTTGCAACTGGTATGCCTGTAACAGGTCAGCTGTTCTTCATGTACGCCACCATGTTGATTGCTGTTCCAACCGGCGTGAAGATTTTTAACTGGGTTGCAACCATGTGGAAGGGTTCGATGACATTCGAAACTCCAATGTTGTGGGCAGTCGGCTTTATTTTCGTATTTACAATGGGTGGCTTTACAGGCTTGATCTTGGCAATGGCGCCAATTGATATTGGTGTTCAAGATACCTATTACGTTGTTGCCCACTTCCACTATGTATTAGTAGCGGGCTCATTGTTCGCGATGTTTGCTGGTTTTTACTACTGGTGTCCAAAGTGGACTGGCTACATGGCTAGTGAAACTCGCGGCAAGATCCATTTCTGGACTTCCATGATTTTCTTTAACATCACCTTCTTCCCAATGCATTTCTTGGGCTTAGCAGGTATGCCACGTCGCTATGCGGATTACCCAACTCAGTTTGCTGATTTCAATATGATCGCTTCGATTGGTGCGCTTGGTTTTGGTTTGTCTCAGGTGTACTTCTTGCTCTTCGTTGTTTTGCCGGCATACAGCGGCAAAGGCGAAAAGGCATCTATGAAGCCATGGGATGGTGCTAAAGGTCTGGAGTGGACCATTCCTTCACCAGCTCCACACCACACTTTTGAAACACCTCCTGATGCTAAAGAGTTGCATGCTGCAGGAATCTAA
- the coxB gene encoding cytochrome c oxidase subunit II — protein sequence MNLFGKVTRASLYLVAAFGTAIAHAAENMPGGPAVNQLNFTAPATKIMQEIHWLHWMMLIICALIFIGVFGVMFYSILKHRKSLGAKSASFHESTTVEIIWTVIPLLIVIGMALPATKTVVAMKDTTNSDITIKTTGYQWKWGYDYIKGEGEGISFLSTMSTSREAINNLAPKSNTYLMEVDNEMVVPVGKKIRMITTANDVIHSWTIPAFGVKQDAIPGFVRDTWFRAETIGKFRGQCSELCGAEHAFMPIVVNVVSQDDYTKWVAEKKKEMGAASDDPTKVYTLDEQKERGAKVYAANCAACHQPNGKGAGAFPALDGSKMVLGPKAGQYNILINGKGAMPKWAGVISDGDIAAVMTYTRNAWGNKTGEIIQTQDIVSARAGK from the coding sequence ATGAATTTATTTGGAAAAGTCACTAGGGCTTCGCTCTATTTAGTAGCAGCCTTCGGCACTGCAATCGCTCATGCGGCTGAAAATATGCCAGGCGGCCCAGCTGTGAATCAGTTGAACTTCACCGCTCCTGCGACAAAAATCATGCAAGAAATCCATTGGTTGCATTGGATGATGTTGATTATTTGCGCACTCATTTTTATTGGCGTTTTTGGGGTGATGTTCTATTCCATCCTCAAGCATCGTAAATCCTTGGGTGCTAAGTCTGCATCTTTCCATGAGAGTACGACTGTTGAGATTATTTGGACGGTTATTCCATTGCTGATCGTGATCGGTATGGCATTACCAGCAACCAAAACTGTTGTGGCTATGAAAGACACGACAAATTCAGATATCACTATTAAGACCACTGGCTACCAGTGGAAGTGGGGATACGACTACATTAAGGGTGAAGGTGAGGGCATTAGCTTCTTGTCCACTATGTCCACTTCACGCGAAGCGATTAATAACTTGGCGCCAAAATCCAATACGTATTTGATGGAAGTGGATAACGAGATGGTTGTGCCAGTTGGTAAAAAGATTCGCATGATTACTACCGCGAATGACGTCATCCACTCATGGACTATTCCGGCATTTGGCGTTAAGCAAGATGCGATCCCTGGTTTCGTACGCGATACATGGTTCCGTGCTGAGACTATCGGCAAATTCCGCGGTCAATGTTCAGAGTTGTGCGGTGCTGAGCATGCCTTTATGCCTATTGTTGTGAATGTAGTTTCGCAAGATGACTACACCAAGTGGGTAGCTGAAAAGAAAAAAGAAATGGGCGCAGCATCAGATGACCCAACTAAGGTTTACACCTTGGATGAGCAAAAAGAGCGTGGTGCGAAAGTGTATGCGGCCAATTGCGCAGCATGTCATCAGCCTAACGGTAAAGGTGCGGGTGCATTCCCAGCGCTAGATGGTAGCAAGATGGTGCTTGGACCAAAAGCTGGTCAATACAACATTCTGATCAACGGTAAGGGCGCAATGCCAAAGTGGGCTGGTGTGATTTCTGATGGCGATATTGCTGCCGTGATGACTTATACCCGCAATGCTTGGGGCAATAAAACGGGCGAGATTATTCAGACCCAAGACATTGTTTCTGCACGTGCTGGCAAGTAA
- a CDS encoding methyltransferase domain-containing protein — protein sequence MTQSIRWLQDEIADRMLQKLDIVKLEAKDVLLIPDFPGAHAPFLTKRFPGIRFHSAPESELSKLELFKLRAIRFWNSKFKSASCISLDDYKKTGRINLPSNSVDLVVSVLFIQDLSDPKHFLQECWRVLKEGGLLTLSYLGPDTGKELCSESLSQQLPLQKLASPWDMHDMGDALLGERFSDPVMDMEILGLDYDSDALLLADAKALNLLASNDQNGAQCTQLPKKLSLEVVYGHAWALGKHLAKAQDHVAYIDLNQIGRKTRSDSA from the coding sequence ATGACCCAATCAATCAGATGGCTTCAGGATGAAATTGCAGACCGTATGCTGCAGAAATTAGACATCGTGAAGTTGGAGGCAAAGGATGTCTTATTAATTCCAGATTTTCCTGGAGCGCATGCCCCTTTTCTGACAAAACGTTTTCCGGGAATTCGTTTTCACAGCGCACCAGAATCTGAATTATCAAAGCTTGAGTTATTCAAATTAAGGGCCATTCGTTTTTGGAATTCCAAATTCAAGTCGGCGTCCTGTATCTCTTTGGATGACTATAAGAAAACTGGTCGGATTAATCTCCCCAGTAATTCTGTAGATTTGGTGGTGAGCGTACTTTTTATTCAAGATTTGTCTGACCCTAAGCATTTCTTGCAAGAGTGCTGGCGAGTGCTGAAAGAAGGTGGCTTGCTGACATTAAGTTATTTAGGCCCTGATACCGGGAAAGAGCTTTGCTCCGAATCTTTATCCCAGCAATTGCCACTGCAGAAATTGGCAAGCCCCTGGGATATGCACGATATGGGTGATGCCTTGTTAGGTGAGCGTTTTTCAGATCCGGTAATGGATATGGAGATTTTGGGCCTAGATTACGACTCTGATGCACTCTTGTTAGCGGATGCTAAAGCCCTGAATTTACTTGCTTCTAATGATCAGAATGGCGCTCAATGCACTCAATTACCTAAAAAGCTGAGCTTGGAGGTGGTTTATGGGCACGCTTGGGCTTTAGGCAAGCACCTTGCCAAGGCGCAGGACCACGTCGCCTATATTGATCTAAATCAAATCGGGCGCAAGACTAGGAGTGATTCTGCTTAA